The Cygnus olor isolate bCygOlo1 chromosome 2, bCygOlo1.pri.v2, whole genome shotgun sequence genome contains the following window.
TAGCTAAATGTTTTACTTCATGTCGGTGCTCAGGGGAAGAAAGGGCCAAAACCTGCAAACTGTTCTGGAGTGACTGCAGCTTAGGCTTCCTTTGTATGGAGCCCTGGTCAGACAGACAGGATTGTCATTGTCCCTCAAGACATGCTACCCATATTCTCTGGCTGATCTATTTTTCTAAGGTGTCTATTTCACTTTGATTCTCTTCTCTGTACCTGGACAATCTTCATTTCCACGCCAGTGGACCATGCAAGGTAAGGATGCTTGCCATCTATATTGCAGTTCACCTGAAAAGTGAGATGGAAAGACACAAGagtttttttggttatttttcttgcaaaagtTAATGGACTGAAATGAGTTGACCCCAGTTGAGCTGGAGTGAGAACCAAGAATATACAGAGACGCATATCTTCCCACTCACAAAAGCAAGTTTTCACACCGTAAATAGGAGACAATTAATGAATCATGTAATATATAGAATAGATTAATCATATATTAAGTAATTCAATACTAATAAAAGCAGATTAATGAATATATAGGTGATTGAAAATTATATCACCATTGAATGATTCATTAAGTGGATGCAATGATAAGATTCCAGCCTTTGGGTTAGATAGCACCAACAGGTGGCCAGCctacaaggaaagaaattttatcTAAGTCAAGTTGGAGAAATTAAGTTATCTGAGAACATCGTGAACCATTTGATGACAAGAAGTTGTATAAGACCATGAATTTGATATAGGAGAATTACTGTCTTACAGatcttctttttatattttatcacaAATACAAATCAAACAAATTCAGCACAAGGCAAGCTGAcatctttccttttgttcccTAGTTAGTGTGACTTTAGCCTATCTAATATCATGGGGAGGTCTGTTTTTCAAAGGTCTATTACACTTCAAGTTGTTCTCCATATTCCTAGATAGGACTctttaaaaggctttttcagCTATTCTGTTTAATGCCTAAATATGACAACAGCAGTTTACAAATGACAGTGTCAAAGTGGATCCATCCGCAGGTTCTGCAATGCCCTTGCTGTGTGCGGTTTTACAGGCTGTTGTGTTTGAACAGTAAACAGGAGGACATCAAAGCAAAATCTCTAAAATACTTTCCAGACTGACTTTCACTGTGAGTGTCTCCCCACCCTTCATTTGTCCGCTCCCAAGCACACATTTGTTCAGTGCTGAATTCCCTATGGACTGTGCTAACTTTGGCTGCTGTTGGCTCTCACACCAAGCTAACGCCTTTTCAGAAAACCAGGGCCAGTTACTTGGTACTTTGGAATTGGATAAGTTTAGCAATGCAATCTAggcaagaagagaagagaaaagaaggggaaCTCTCCCACAAGCAGCCCTACGCTCCCgtaaaaatgcagcatttttggAGTTTTCCtagatttaaataattctgttgCTACATTACTGGATTGTACAGACTGACCAGCTTTAGCAGCAGTGGGGGCTGTAAGGTGAAGGAACTGCAATAATCTCAGGTAGAGCAATGTGAAACCTAAGGGAAATGACTTCATTCTTTCTGCTCCCACTCATATTCCTGGGACGCCATCTGCCTTTATAGCCACTTGAGGTCCTATTCCCTCCCCTAAACGTGTCGTGTCAGTCAAAATGTTACATGGGAAGAGATTTTGAATTTGTAGTTGCAGAAGTGAGCACTGATTTTACACCACAGCTGTCTTACAGCACACTGAGAGGCCCAAGAATGCTACAACCCTCAGGCTCTTGAGTtgcaccctgggctgcattaggcaagtATTGCCAACAActcaagagaggtgatcctttccctctgcacaGCAGTGGTGAGGACACATTAGCAGTGCTAtgtccagttttgggctccACAGCAAACAAGtgacatggacatactggagagagtctgtcaaagggccacaaaggtgatTAAGGAACAGGACCATCTCTTGGATGGAGAGACTcacagagagctgggactgtttagcctCAAAGGGATTAccatataaatgtatataaatacctgatggtatttatatatatgagAGGGTATAAAAAAGATGCAGCCAGAGTCTTCTCAGTGGTATTGAGTGACAGAACAAGCggcagtgggcacaaacagaatttttatttatgcctAAGGGAAATCTTTTTAGCCATAAAGGTGATtgaacactggaacaagttgcccagagcagctgtggtgtctccatccttggagctattcaaaacccacctggactCAGTCCTGATCAACCTGCTCTTGCTGACAGGAGGTTGCACTCGGTgatctccagagatcccttctgacctcagccatcctgtgtttctgtggttctgtgaccTTGCCCTGAAGCCAGGAGTGTTTCCCAGGCCCAGGTTGACTGAGCGCCTGTGTTCAGAGCACGGGGAAGTAGCAGAGGATGCACAGGGGAAGAGTCCTGCCAcagatgctttaaaatgcttccTTGTACCATGCTAGGGGGACtgagaaaagcatttctctgaaatggGTCTGAAGCAGCTGGGTCTAGCACAAAATGCCACTGACGTCCAagcttccttcctgcctgtTTCTTGGCCACACAGATGAGTGACTTTGGGTCAGAAAGGTCAGCATGGGAGGTACTGAGCTTCCTTTGGCCTGCTCAGTGCACACCATACTGACTGGCAATCCCCTTTTTGTCATGCACTAGCTGTGCCTCTGCCTAAGGGTGAGTCTGTCCATGCTGCTACCTTAAAGACTTTCTTCAGTAAGTGCTAGGGACAGGTTTCTCTGTTGGGAGACATGGCCTCTCTGCAGTAGGCTAAGAAAGGCAAGAGAGCTGGGTCACGTTTCACAGTCTGGGGCGCTGTTCATGTTTTGCTTGTTGCTGAACACTGTTGAGCGTAGATTAAGAAGAGGCCTGGAAGGCCAAGCTTTAATACAGGCACAGACACATCTGGGTCTTTGAAAGGAGAGGTTCCAAGGCCTACAATTAGAGAGAGATGAGCACCTAGCCAGAGGCCAGAAAGGATTAGGGAGCTGAGCAAGGGGAGCTTCCCTTCAGTACAAGGACCTTGTATATAATGAGGGGCTTTGCCCAGATGTGTACTGTATAAAAGCACAGACTCGACCCCAGCACAGGTGGTGCTCCATGTGGCAGAAATATCCCTGGCCATGGCATGGTTTGTGGCATGTCTGATCTGTTTTTGCTCTGTGCATGGTGTGCTGTTCCTGACCTAGGCTGTGGTGTTTCTGCAGTGTTCAGCAATGGCCGAGAGCTCAGCTGCAACAGCGGCAGTGACGGCAGCACCAACCGTGCTAGATGAGCTCCTGGAGATCACAGCTCAGAGCCTGGTGCGCACCGAGGTGGCTGAGCACTATGAGGTTATAcgggagctgggcaggggcaaGTATGGCCACGTGGTGCTAGTGACCCACAGGCAGAGAGGTAAGGAACTGACTGCACCCTATGAGCTGTTGTGCCTCATCTCCTTTCCACTTGCCAGGACACCATGTGGGCTAGTGGttccctggggctgggtgccAGGAGTGGCAGGGGGTGCCCAGAGGgaccagcagggcaggggcctTCCAGCCAGGGACAATCCCATTGACCCCAACCAGGGAATAGGCCAGGACAGGGGGACAGGCCAGAGCAACAAGCAAAATTGAGGTGATGAGGTAGGTCCAAAGTCAAGCTGGGAAGTCAATCCACCAGTCAAGATCAACAGCGTTCATGGCCACGCACGGACATGGATATCATATAGCTGGAAACCAGCATTCCTACAACACAGTGTAGACGGGGAATGAAGCCTCAGGCTTGAGCTTAAATGGGGCCTCTGGGCCCGTGGACAGGGGTGGGGATGGATGTCCAAGGTAGAACTGGTCAAGGTCATTAAGGCCTATATGTGCCCTCAGGGCACTGATGGTGCCTCCTCCAGCAGTCTCAGGTCAGACTGATGAGCCTGTGTAGCTTGAATTTCCCCTCGTCTACTCAGTGTTCCCATGGCATGCACTGACTATCTCAAAACTCACACAAGTAGCAGTGTCTGTTTTCATATCTGGTATCAGTATGACATACCTCCATACAAAACTTTCGGCCAGAGACCTCCCTGTGGCTGTGAATTTCAACAGCCATGGCTGCCCTGTGCTCTGTCTGTCTGGTTTTGGTGTGTGACTTTCAGCAGGGCCTAACCCATTCTTCCAATTCCCAGGGACACCAATGGCTCTCAAATTGCTGCCCAAAGCTAGTACCAAGCTGCACACCTTCCTCTATGAGTACTGCGTGGCACTCTCCCTTGCCACCCACCCTGCTATAATTAGCATGTTTGGAATTGCAATTGAATCCAGCCAGTACTATGGTTTCCTCTATGAACCAGCGCTGCACAAAGACCTCATCTCTATCATCAAACCCCGGGTGAGTGCTGCTACAAAGGCGTGGGGATTGGGACTGTGGTGTTTGGCCTCTGTGCAGACTGGCTGGGtcagagggagagaggagtCAATGGCATATGGGTCTCCCACCTCTGGGGTCTACAGCTTTGAACAAGATTTGAGCTTACAAGACCAGAAACTCAAAAACTTTCCCTAATGCAGAGTAAAGATGGGAGCCCAACACCTTAGTAGGGCTGCCAAGATGCCATGAGGGTGCAGCATTGCCTGTCTCTCTCCCCATGCAGGATGGGATCCCTGAACCGGCTGCCAAGCAGTGTGCCAAGCAGCTTGTGAGTGCACTGGAGTTCATCCACAGCCGGGGGCTCGTGTACCGTGATGTCAAGCCTGAGAACGTACTGCTCTTTGATCCTGAGTGCCGGCGCATCAAACTGACTGACTTCGGGCTTACACGGCCCAAGGGTACCAAGCTCAAGCTGGTAGCTGGGGTAATCCCCTACACCGCCCCTGAGCTGAGCAACACCGCTGATGCCCAGGGAGTGCCCATCGACACCAGCTTGGATGCCTGGGCCTTTGGCGTGCTGCTGTTCTGCCTGCTGACTGGCTACTTCCCCTGGGAGCAAAGCCTGCCCGACGACCCTTTCTTTGAGGACTTCATGCTCTGGCAGGAGACGGGCCTGGAGGAGAACCTGCCTCGCCACTGGAAACGCCTGACAGCGGAGGCTGCCCTCATGTTGCGGAGCCTGCTGGCCCTTGATCCTGCCAAGCGGGGCCCTGTTGGCGGCGCTCTGCGCTATGTTGATTGCCCCTGGCGGCTGGAGGACGGGTGCAGTGAGGGGGCTGCTGTGAAGCCCTAAAGCCTGCTCTCCATGGGGGAGGGAAGGCAAGTCTCACCCTGCAAGGAGCTTCAGGGTTGGAGGCATCAAGGTGGGCCTCCAGCAAAGCAGCTGTGAGAGACCATGGTAACTCCGAGAGCAACTTCTCCACAGCACCGTCCATGCCACCATGGAGCTGAGCTCCTTCCCCATATGATGGTCCtcaccagcactgctcagcactgcCCAGTGCCACCTCCTTGTACTTCCCTGGGACTTGAAAATATCTCCTTTCTCTTGCAAGTGGTGGTCCTTGTGTGAAGCACCCACTTTCTTCCTGGTCTCTCAGGGGTGGTTTCTAGGGGCCGCAATGCCTGTCTTGTCCTTGAAATAGAGCAAGATATTTATCtatctttgtgtttctgtatgTGGCTCTTTTTCTGTCATAATAAAATGGGGGCTGTTTGCTGTGGGAGAGCATGGGCATGACAAAGCCTTTGGCCATCTCAAAGCAGGGGCCTCTCCATGCTGCCTGGGCCTGCACCAGGTCCTTTAAAGGGTGTCTTCAGACAGGTGGGGTTgaggtgctgggagcccccagTATGTCACTGTGGACAGTATCTGGGGACTCATAATGGTGCTGTGAAGGTGCTGGAAGTCACTGAGGTGGGGTGTTGGAGGACCAGCTGAGGGACCTCAGCCTCAACTTGGTAGAAGCAAGTGGATATGGCAGGATGTTCACGGGGTGCTGTGaggaaaaaagcacaggaaaaaggTGGAGGGGAGCCATCTGTGTGTGAGGACTGTGGCAATGTTGATCTGTGCCTTGCCTCTGGAGCTCTAAAACATAGCTAGCTCTGGTTTGGCCTCATCTTTGCCGCTCAAATTCCCTCTGCACATCTGTCAGCATACAGATAACTATCATGGGTTCCTGCACAAACCGTTTGAGGATTTTCCTGTCAGCAGAGTTAGACATAAGGCTTATCTCTAACATAAGGATGTCTTTGCTGACTGCTCCCCTTACTGTCTCTGAAGTTTGTCCTGTTTAGTCTACAGTGACCGCAACTTCTTGGGCTTCTCTTCatctactttcttttcttcctgaaatgaTACCTAATGTCAACCACATAGATTGCTCAGTAGGAGTTTCCCTCTGAATAGCCTCCCTCATCAAAGGGACAGAGCCACAGGAAATCACAGGTCatgcatttctttgcatttgcttgTGTTGTGGACCAGGTGACAGGTGGGCTTTTCTGGATGGTGGGCTGTTAACAGCAGGAGTCCCAATGTCAGTTCAGTTTCTCTCTAGCTCCTTTC
Protein-coding sequences here:
- the LOC121065157 gene encoding LOW QUALITY PROTEIN: serine/threonine-protein kinase SBK2-like (The sequence of the model RefSeq protein was modified relative to this genomic sequence to represent the inferred CDS: inserted 2 bases in 1 codon; deleted 1 base in 1 codon), whose protein sequence is MHDKSCRCTNVRGTACKGQALKQIAAQQVSSSGHLQPRGGVPLDQRLGKGRSVTLSPVMPGSPSGCSAQXPEAAEAAEARLSTAVCPALLEKCSAMAESSAATAAVTAAPTVLDELLEITAQSLVRTEVAEHYEVIRELGRGKYGHVVLVTHRQRGTPMALKLLPKASTKLHTFLYEYCVALSLATHPAIISMFGIAIESSQYYGFLYEPALHKDLISIIKPRDGIPEPAAKQCAKQLVSALEFIHSRGLVYRDVKPENVLLFDPECRRIKLTDFGLTRPKGTKLKLVAGVIPYTAPELSNTADAQGVPIDTSLDAWAFGVLLFCLLTGYFPWEQSLPDDPFFEDFMLWQETGLEENLPRHWKRLTAEAALMLRSLLALDPAKRGPVGGALRYVDCPWRLEDGCSEGAAVKP